One region of Salvia miltiorrhiza cultivar Shanhuang (shh) chromosome 3, IMPLAD_Smil_shh, whole genome shotgun sequence genomic DNA includes:
- the LOC131015576 gene encoding uncharacterized protein LOC131015576 isoform X1, with product MNNSDEKRILVMRSNGNRGMSYVTPLSPRDLSEISEESFDLPFLDPNQPIRFNSCGGLLLFIDRTDHSYLCNPTTKQVQIFPPKEASPIPNYLTYLAGACVGYDSKSDDYKILRIWDRNYCASGPCYPIRSFELYSLRDDSLKEIPSPAFMCNSGIGNITYVRGKCYWLSLPGSRVISFDYSEESFSYLPLPRKAYTLRFSLVNFYDKEDLLGIVFCGRRGASYEDPTPLPLGSEVGYYFEAWVWREGLGCWDTMFNVSLGGAVDGLEGAIYGRFLFLNGRDDQNCRLVVYDWTQKECKELGIYNYQNPIEVFCYVESTVYMRRGKPINGSPVLTYGYLGKEEDECQGIYTSPYDTLEYDSFDEACDADVDDSAANGIRVLNDIELEEEEQERRYFAVIGMDKERRYRAVMEVMEVVTNGDMPYANTKFFLIKSDSEDDVHKSIKHNMWSCTPYGNRKLNAAYNDAQRIGCPIFLFFSVNVFGQFCGMAEMSGPVDFHRDMDLDKRSGSFPVKWHIIKDLSHLNLFRHTILHNNENMPVTDNRDIQRISFNKGLDMFRLFKGCTSKTSLLARELSPMGRENSPPWVGRGQQCMRGGL from the exons ATGAATAATTCCGACGAGAAACGGATTCTTGTGATGCGTAGCAATGGAAATCGTGGTATGTCTTATGTAACTCCTCTTTCTCCGCGAGATTTATCTGAAATCTCTGAAGAAAGTTTCGACCTCCCTTTTTTGGATCCAAACCAACCTATTCGTTTTAACAGTTGCGGGGGTTTGTTGTTATTCATCGATCGTACTGACCATAGTTATCTTTGCAACCCCACAACCAAACAGGTTCAGATCTTTCCTCCTAAGGAAGCCTCTCCAATTCCAAATTATCTGACCTATTTGGCTGGTGCTTGTGTTGGCTATGATTCTAAATCTGATGATTACAAAATACTAAGAATTTGGGATCGTAATTACTGTGCGTCAGGGCCTTGTTACCCGATCCGAAGTTTTGAGTTGTATTCGTTAAGAGACGATTCTTTGAAGGAGATTCCGAGTCCTGCTTTTATGTGCAATTCTGGTATTGGTAATATTACATATGTTAGAGGCAAGTGTTATTGGCTTTCTTTGCCTGGCTCCAGAGTTATATCGTTCGACTATAGTGAGGAAAGCTTCTCTTACTTGCCTTTACCACGAAAGGCGTATACCTTACGTTTTAGCCTTGTCAATTTTTATGATAAAGAAGATTTGTTAGGTATTGTTTTCTGTGGGCGACGAGGAGCTAGTTATGAAGACCCTACGCCTTTGCCTTTGGGGAGTGAAGTTGGTTATTATTTTGAGGCTTGGGTATGGAGAGAAGGGTTGGGGTGCTGGGATACAATGTTTAATGTCTCTCTTGGTGGTGCTGTAGATGGATTAGAGGGGGCGATATACGGCCGATTCTTGTTTCTTAATGGAAGGGATGACCAAAATTGTCGTCTAGTAGTTTATGATTGGACTCAGAAAGAGTGCAAGGAACTTGGTATTTATAATTATCAGAATCCAATAGAAGTTTTTTGTTATGTTGAGAGCACCGTTTATATGCGCCGTGGAAAGCCAATCAATGGATCCCCTGTTCTTACTTATGGTTATTTAGGCAAGGAGGAGGATGAGTGCCAAGGCATATACACTTCTCCTTATGACACTTTAGAGTATGACTCTTTCGATGAAGCCTGCGATGCAGATGTCGATGATTCTGCTGCTAATGG AATCCGTGTCCTTAATGATATAGAGTTGGAGGAGGAGGAGCAGGAGAGGAGATACTTTGCCGTTATTGGTATGGACAAGGAGAGGAGATACCGTGCCGTTATGGAGGTTATGGAG GTTGTGACAAATGGAGACATGCCTTATGCAAATACAAAGTTTTTCTTAATCAAGTCAGATAGTGAGGATGATGTGCATAAGAGTATTAAGCATAACATGTGGTCATGCACTCCCTATGGAAACAGGAAGCTTAATGCTGCATATAACGATGCCCAGAGAATTGGCTGCCCCATCTTCCTCTTCTTTTCT GTTAATGTGTTTGGCCAGTTCTGTGGTATGGCAGAAATGAGTGGCCCAGTGGATTTCCACAGAGATATGGATTTAGATAAAAGGAGTGGAAGCTTTCCTGTAAAGTGGCACATCATAAAGGATTTGTCACACTTAAATCTTTTTAGGCACACCATATTGCACAACAATGAGAACATGCCAGTGACTGACAACAGAGACATACAAAGG ATAAGCTTCAATAAAGGTCTGGATATGTTTAGATTATTCAAGGGCTGTACGTCAAAGACATCCCTACTCGCCCGAGAACTCTCCCCCATGGGTAGGGAGAACTCTCCCCCATGGGTAGGTAGAGGGCAACAATGCATGAGAGGAGGTTTATGA
- the LOC131015576 gene encoding uncharacterized protein LOC131015576 isoform X2, translated as MNNSDEKRILVMRSNGNRGMSYVTPLSPRDLSEISEESFDLPFLDPNQPIRFNSCGGLLLFIDRTDHSYLCNPTTKQVQIFPPKEASPIPNYLTYLAGACVGYDSKSDDYKILRIWDRNYCASGPCYPIRSFELYSLRDDSLKEIPSPAFMCNSGIGNITYVRGKCYWLSLPGSRVISFDYSEESFSYLPLPRKAYTLRFSLVNFYDKEDLLGIVFCGRRGASYEDPTPLPLGSEVGYYFEAWVWREGLGCWDTMFNVSLGGAVDGLEGAIYGRFLFLNGRDDQNCRLVVYDWTQKECKELGIYNYQNPIEVFCYVESTVYMRRGKPINGSPVLTYGYLGKEEDECQGIYTSPYDTLEYDSFDEACDADVDDSAANGIRVLNDIELEEEEQERRYFAVIGMDKERRYRAVMEVVTNGDMPYANTKFFLIKSDSEDDVHKSIKHNMWSCTPYGNRKLNAAYNDAQRIGCPIFLFFSVNVFGQFCGMAEMSGPVDFHRDMDLDKRSGSFPVKWHIIKDLSHLNLFRHTILHNNENMPVTDNRDIQRISFNKGLDMFRLFKGCTSKTSLLARELSPMGRENSPPWVGRGQQCMRGGL; from the exons ATGAATAATTCCGACGAGAAACGGATTCTTGTGATGCGTAGCAATGGAAATCGTGGTATGTCTTATGTAACTCCTCTTTCTCCGCGAGATTTATCTGAAATCTCTGAAGAAAGTTTCGACCTCCCTTTTTTGGATCCAAACCAACCTATTCGTTTTAACAGTTGCGGGGGTTTGTTGTTATTCATCGATCGTACTGACCATAGTTATCTTTGCAACCCCACAACCAAACAGGTTCAGATCTTTCCTCCTAAGGAAGCCTCTCCAATTCCAAATTATCTGACCTATTTGGCTGGTGCTTGTGTTGGCTATGATTCTAAATCTGATGATTACAAAATACTAAGAATTTGGGATCGTAATTACTGTGCGTCAGGGCCTTGTTACCCGATCCGAAGTTTTGAGTTGTATTCGTTAAGAGACGATTCTTTGAAGGAGATTCCGAGTCCTGCTTTTATGTGCAATTCTGGTATTGGTAATATTACATATGTTAGAGGCAAGTGTTATTGGCTTTCTTTGCCTGGCTCCAGAGTTATATCGTTCGACTATAGTGAGGAAAGCTTCTCTTACTTGCCTTTACCACGAAAGGCGTATACCTTACGTTTTAGCCTTGTCAATTTTTATGATAAAGAAGATTTGTTAGGTATTGTTTTCTGTGGGCGACGAGGAGCTAGTTATGAAGACCCTACGCCTTTGCCTTTGGGGAGTGAAGTTGGTTATTATTTTGAGGCTTGGGTATGGAGAGAAGGGTTGGGGTGCTGGGATACAATGTTTAATGTCTCTCTTGGTGGTGCTGTAGATGGATTAGAGGGGGCGATATACGGCCGATTCTTGTTTCTTAATGGAAGGGATGACCAAAATTGTCGTCTAGTAGTTTATGATTGGACTCAGAAAGAGTGCAAGGAACTTGGTATTTATAATTATCAGAATCCAATAGAAGTTTTTTGTTATGTTGAGAGCACCGTTTATATGCGCCGTGGAAAGCCAATCAATGGATCCCCTGTTCTTACTTATGGTTATTTAGGCAAGGAGGAGGATGAGTGCCAAGGCATATACACTTCTCCTTATGACACTTTAGAGTATGACTCTTTCGATGAAGCCTGCGATGCAGATGTCGATGATTCTGCTGCTAATGG AATCCGTGTCCTTAATGATATAGAGTTGGAGGAGGAGGAGCAGGAGAGGAGATACTTTGCCGTTATTGGTATGGACAAGGAGAGGAGATACCGTGCCGTTATGGAG GTTGTGACAAATGGAGACATGCCTTATGCAAATACAAAGTTTTTCTTAATCAAGTCAGATAGTGAGGATGATGTGCATAAGAGTATTAAGCATAACATGTGGTCATGCACTCCCTATGGAAACAGGAAGCTTAATGCTGCATATAACGATGCCCAGAGAATTGGCTGCCCCATCTTCCTCTTCTTTTCT GTTAATGTGTTTGGCCAGTTCTGTGGTATGGCAGAAATGAGTGGCCCAGTGGATTTCCACAGAGATATGGATTTAGATAAAAGGAGTGGAAGCTTTCCTGTAAAGTGGCACATCATAAAGGATTTGTCACACTTAAATCTTTTTAGGCACACCATATTGCACAACAATGAGAACATGCCAGTGACTGACAACAGAGACATACAAAGG ATAAGCTTCAATAAAGGTCTGGATATGTTTAGATTATTCAAGGGCTGTACGTCAAAGACATCCCTACTCGCCCGAGAACTCTCCCCCATGGGTAGGGAGAACTCTCCCCCATGGGTAGGTAGAGGGCAACAATGCATGAGAGGAGGTTTATGA